In Treponema primitia ZAS-2, a genomic segment contains:
- the recN gene encoding DNA repair protein RecN, which produces MLEELNVRNYALIDTLSASFERGLTILTGETGAGKSIIVGALSFLLGAKADTTVIRTGSEEASVSAVVSISEGNRDVLTWLTSRDIEAEDRRIIVRRSIKTNGRSSIYIQDVPVTRNDLEEFMALLFDLHGQHSHESLLRKESHRKFLDRFAGLEEEAAAFNRIFTDLADKRKALDGLLSNERDRDARLELLRYAVEEIDKAAVKSGESRDLEIESRRLASFEKLAGHMNAAGDAFFDGETSGLDLIRRARSSLEAAAAIDSDLGALQQRMADLYYEAEDLAEEFRGYRDGLRDEPGRLEEVEERLALLYRLRKKYGSAEAVPEEDGILAYKAEAEAEIEALSNAGENRGKLSAEIALLEKEIAQRAAALGEKRRAASLKLGERITGILTGLGMPNARFAVGVNPKVRAADPEGEAARGQGRPSSQQSLPGRQASLVIGPWGAEDVEFLISANTGEPVKDLSRIASGGELSRVMLAIKTVLAGTDSSSASFGSSASKRSADSQETLVFDEIDTGIGGEVALAVGEYLSKIGKIKQIFCVTHLASIAVRADNNLKVEKKTSGGRTATSISMLSADALRKEIARMLAGDAAGTAALAHADELLAKYRK; this is translated from the coding sequence ATGCTTGAAGAACTTAATGTCCGCAACTACGCCCTGATAGATACTCTTTCTGCTTCCTTTGAGAGGGGCCTCACTATCCTTACCGGGGAAACCGGGGCAGGGAAGTCCATCATCGTGGGGGCCTTAAGTTTTCTTTTGGGGGCCAAGGCGGACACCACAGTGATTCGTACCGGAAGCGAGGAAGCTTCAGTTTCTGCGGTGGTCTCCATCAGTGAAGGCAACCGGGATGTACTGACATGGCTGACGAGCAGGGATATTGAAGCCGAGGATCGGCGCATCATAGTCCGGCGGAGTATAAAAACTAACGGTCGATCTTCCATCTACATACAGGACGTACCGGTCACCCGGAACGATCTGGAAGAGTTTATGGCCCTGCTTTTCGATCTCCACGGCCAGCATTCCCACGAATCCCTGCTCCGCAAGGAAAGCCACCGTAAATTTTTGGATCGCTTTGCCGGCCTGGAAGAGGAAGCCGCCGCTTTTAACCGGATCTTTACGGACCTGGCGGATAAGCGGAAGGCCCTGGATGGCTTACTGTCCAATGAGCGGGACCGGGATGCCCGGCTGGAACTGCTCCGCTACGCTGTGGAGGAGATAGACAAGGCGGCGGTGAAAAGCGGGGAAAGCCGGGATCTGGAAATTGAGTCCCGGCGGCTTGCTTCTTTTGAAAAGCTGGCGGGCCACATGAATGCTGCTGGGGATGCTTTTTTTGACGGCGAAACCTCGGGTCTTGATCTGATCCGGCGGGCCCGGAGTTCTCTTGAAGCTGCCGCCGCCATAGACAGCGATCTAGGCGCCCTGCAGCAGCGTATGGCAGACCTTTATTACGAGGCGGAGGATTTGGCGGAGGAATTCCGGGGTTATAGGGACGGCCTCCGCGATGAGCCCGGGCGGCTTGAGGAAGTGGAGGAACGGCTTGCCCTGCTGTACCGGCTGCGGAAGAAGTACGGAAGCGCTGAAGCTGTACCCGAAGAGGATGGGATACTGGCCTATAAGGCTGAGGCTGAAGCTGAGATTGAAGCCCTGTCCAATGCGGGTGAAAACCGGGGAAAACTTTCCGCTGAGATTGCCCTGCTGGAAAAGGAGATTGCGCAGCGGGCCGCCGCCCTGGGTGAAAAAAGACGGGCCGCTTCGCTAAAGCTGGGGGAACGGATCACCGGCATACTCACGGGCCTGGGAATGCCCAATGCCCGCTTTGCGGTGGGGGTAAATCCCAAGGTGAGGGCAGCGGACCCGGAGGGCGAGGCGGCTAGGGGACAAGGGCGGCCAAGCAGCCAGCAATCCCTACCGGGGCGGCAGGCCTCTCTGGTTATCGGTCCCTGGGGGGCAGAGGATGTGGAATTCCTCATTTCCGCTAATACCGGGGAGCCCGTAAAGGACCTTTCCCGTATTGCCTCCGGGGGGGAGCTTTCCCGGGTTATGCTGGCCATCAAGACCGTACTTGCGGGGACGGATTCTTCAAGCGCTTCTTTTGGAAGTTCTGCTTCCAAAAGAAGCGCCGATTCCCAGGAAACCCTGGTCTTTGACGAGATTGACACCGGCATCGGAGGGGAGGTTGCCCTGGCTGTGGGGGAATACCTTTCCAAGATCGGAAAGATTAAACAGATTTTTTGCGTTACCCACCTTGCCAGCATCGCGGTTCGGGCGGATAATAATCTGAAGGTTGAGAAGAAAACCTCCGGTGGGCGGACGGCAACTTCCATTTCCATGCTGTCCGCCGATGCTCTGCGGAAGGAAATTGCCAGAATGCTGGCGGGGGATGCGGCCGGTACCGCGGCCTTGGCCCATGCGGATGAATTGCTCGCGAAGTACAGAAAGTAA
- a CDS encoding ABC transporter ATP-binding protein — MKGTATTKQKNRVSLGEYRAILPYLTRYRKQYILGFLCLMIVDAAQVLIPQFTRRAVDLIAAGGGSASDRRSIIILCLCMIGAMALISSGRFLWRYFIHGSSRRIEMELRDRLFDRLLTLSYDFYQENKIGDLMARATNDVGAVRNAIGMGLVALVDGTVLAAAILVIVFIQDARTASFAVLPILPITVLILRFGNTVGKQFHQAQETYSAMSDTVQETFAGIRVVKSFVKEWWFVKKFADTNDDYRDANMALVKTFGLFFPFITFLSGITTLILLLVGGGRVVEGLMSPGELVALFGYLQMLIWPLMGAGFMVNLIQRGAVSLGRVNAVLNTQPSIAPPSYPKRPDPNLRGDTEIEIRNLSFAYKDKPVLENISLKVSRGSWVGILGRTGSGKSTLLKALTRMVDPPEGTVFVRGVDVRDWDPEELRSLFGVTPQDSYLFSDSIKNNIGYGLEDASDSRIQRSVELSALDRDLAGFTQGLDTLVGERGLTLSGGQKQRTAISRAVIMDTDFLILDDSLSAVDVETEKRVLRGLLEERERKLKGGGSSTAIIVSHRVSTLAYTDTVLVLDQGRITESGSPRELISRGGFYARMADLQRLEQGDLPNG; from the coding sequence ATGAAGGGGACGGCGACGACCAAGCAGAAGAATAGGGTTTCCCTGGGGGAATATAGGGCCATTCTGCCCTACCTGACCCGGTACCGCAAACAGTATATTCTGGGTTTCCTCTGCCTTATGATCGTTGATGCAGCGCAGGTGCTGATCCCCCAGTTTACCCGTCGGGCAGTGGATTTGATAGCTGCCGGGGGCGGGAGCGCTTCTGATCGGCGCAGTATTATTATTCTCTGTCTTTGTATGATTGGCGCCATGGCCCTGATTTCATCAGGCCGGTTCCTTTGGCGTTATTTTATTCACGGTTCTTCCCGGCGCATTGAAATGGAACTCCGGGACCGGCTCTTTGACCGGCTCCTTACCCTGTCCTATGATTTTTATCAGGAGAACAAGATTGGCGACCTCATGGCCAGGGCCACCAACGATGTGGGAGCGGTACGGAACGCCATAGGTATGGGCCTGGTCGCCCTGGTGGACGGCACTGTCCTGGCCGCAGCTATTCTGGTGATCGTTTTTATCCAGGATGCCCGGACTGCGTCCTTTGCGGTATTGCCCATACTCCCCATAACTGTGTTAATACTCCGCTTTGGCAATACTGTGGGAAAGCAATTCCACCAGGCTCAGGAAACCTACTCTGCTATGAGCGACACGGTTCAGGAAACCTTCGCCGGTATCCGGGTGGTTAAATCCTTTGTCAAGGAATGGTGGTTTGTAAAGAAATTCGCCGACACCAACGATGATTACCGGGACGCCAACATGGCCCTGGTCAAGACCTTCGGCCTCTTCTTTCCCTTCATAACTTTTTTGTCCGGGATTACTACCCTGATCCTGCTCCTGGTGGGGGGAGGCCGGGTGGTAGAAGGGCTCATGAGCCCTGGGGAACTGGTGGCCCTCTTCGGCTATCTCCAGATGCTCATCTGGCCCCTCATGGGCGCAGGGTTTATGGTAAATCTGATCCAGCGGGGTGCAGTGTCCCTGGGCCGGGTAAACGCGGTGCTGAACACCCAGCCTTCTATTGCCCCGCCTTCCTACCCGAAACGCCCGGATCCTAACCTAAGGGGGGACACGGAAATTGAAATCCGGAACCTGAGCTTTGCTTACAAAGATAAACCGGTTCTGGAGAATATCAGCCTGAAGGTAAGCCGGGGTTCCTGGGTGGGTATCCTGGGCCGGACAGGCTCCGGGAAATCTACCCTGCTTAAGGCCCTGACCCGTATGGTGGATCCACCGGAGGGAACAGTATTTGTGCGGGGTGTTGATGTGCGGGACTGGGACCCGGAGGAACTGCGCTCCCTCTTTGGGGTGACCCCTCAGGATAGTTACCTTTTTTCGGATTCCATCAAAAACAACATCGGCTACGGCCTGGAAGATGCCTCGGATTCCCGGATTCAGAGGAGCGTTGAACTTTCCGCACTGGACCGGGACCTGGCTGGTTTTACTCAGGGCCTGGATACCCTGGTAGGGGAGCGGGGGCTTACCCTGTCGGGAGGGCAGAAACAGCGGACCGCCATTTCCCGGGCGGTGATCATGGATACGGACTTCCTTATCCTGGACGATTCCCTTTCTGCGGTGGATGTGGAAACGGAAAAGCGGGTTCTTAGGGGGCTTTTGGAAGAACGGGAGCGGAAGCTTAAGGGGGGCGGTAGTTCTACTGCCATTATTGTTTCCCACCGGGTTTCTACCCTGGCCTACACAGACACGGTGTTGGTCCTGGATCAGGGCCGTATTACAGAAAGCGGTTCCCCCCGGGAACTTATATCCCGGGGCGGCTTCTACGCCAGGATGGCGGATCTGCAGCGGCTGGAACAGGGGGATCTGCCCAATGGGTGA
- a CDS encoding ABC transporter ATP-binding protein produces MGDFFETEEVVKGYDGTIIKRILSYVKPYRFLTVIMFFALALSTIGELALPMIQQRLIDDAILARFLLLRIPVAFTGNMTVEAQKSLDVLRLSRGSIAVGSDLFVPQNRDRNISSRAEEELRSLGLLGDEQWYAFTLEPADPALALIRDRRDLFLLDEPSAGSADLSRNPGSTAAIRVADLYALSLDEIRLIRGRDLGSIFRTVTEMLIILALVFVCTFCQTWNASLIGQRAMKDMRLALFQKTASQSTAFLARHPVGRIVTRLTGDVETLNEFFTTVLVAFLKDFSVMAGVLVTLFILSPKLAVVVLLILPPVMIITAVSRLKARDAFRRQRVASSRVNSYLSERISGIQVVQLFRGEKKSNREFSERNKELLDANLGEMFVFATFRPLVEFLSTVTVAAVIVVGANMVFSLSLSLGVLIAFINLVSMFYSPVMDISEKYTLLQSAMAGGERVFKLLDTEEHISDTGTVSVEGSVRGDIAFENVRFSYKEGDPILKDLSFSVKAGEMIAIVGYTGAGKTTITNVLARLWDIDSGRITLDGIPVTEIPLQELRRSVLPVLQDVFLFSGTVADNIRLGSPLTDAQVEDAARAVHAHEFITRLSEGYQTKLSEGAANISSGQRQLISFARVIAHNPAVVILDEATSSIDTETEHLIQMGLQRVLANRTSIVIAHRLSTIRHANRILVLSGGRLVEQGSHQELIDHNGLYAGLYRLQYEGE; encoded by the coding sequence ATGGGTGATTTTTTTGAAACCGAAGAAGTGGTAAAGGGTTACGACGGTACTATTATCAAACGCATACTCAGTTATGTTAAACCCTACCGTTTTCTGACCGTAATCATGTTCTTTGCCCTGGCCCTTTCCACCATTGGAGAACTGGCGCTTCCCATGATTCAGCAGCGCCTCATCGATGATGCGATACTGGCCCGTTTTCTTCTTCTCCGTATTCCCGTGGCCTTCACCGGAAATATGACGGTGGAAGCGCAGAAGTCCCTGGATGTACTCCGGCTTTCCCGGGGCAGTATTGCTGTGGGATCAGATCTTTTCGTACCCCAAAACCGGGACCGGAATATATCTTCCCGGGCGGAAGAGGAGCTGCGTTCCCTGGGGCTTCTGGGTGATGAACAGTGGTACGCCTTCACCCTGGAGCCGGCGGATCCTGCCCTGGCCCTTATCAGGGATCGCCGTGATCTGTTCCTTTTGGATGAACCTTCCGCGGGAAGCGCCGACCTTAGTCGGAACCCCGGAAGTACTGCCGCTATCAGGGTGGCAGACCTCTACGCCCTGTCCCTGGATGAAATCCGGCTGATACGGGGCCGCGATTTGGGCAGCATTTTCCGCACAGTTACGGAAATGTTGATCATCCTTGCCCTGGTCTTTGTGTGTACTTTTTGCCAGACCTGGAACGCATCTCTCATAGGCCAGCGGGCCATGAAGGATATGCGTCTGGCACTGTTCCAAAAAACTGCTTCTCAATCCACAGCGTTTCTGGCCCGGCACCCTGTAGGGAGGATCGTTACCCGGCTTACCGGGGACGTAGAAACACTGAACGAATTTTTTACTACCGTCCTGGTGGCCTTCCTCAAAGACTTCTCTGTTATGGCAGGTGTTCTGGTAACCCTCTTTATACTTTCCCCCAAACTGGCAGTGGTGGTCCTCCTGATTCTGCCTCCTGTGATGATCATCACCGCAGTGAGCCGGCTCAAGGCCCGGGACGCCTTTCGCCGGCAGCGGGTAGCCTCCTCTCGGGTAAACTCCTATCTTTCGGAACGTATCTCCGGGATCCAGGTGGTACAGCTCTTCAGGGGTGAAAAGAAAAGCAACCGGGAATTTTCAGAGCGAAATAAGGAACTCCTGGACGCCAACCTGGGGGAGATGTTTGTCTTCGCCACTTTTCGGCCATTGGTAGAATTTTTGTCCACAGTAACGGTGGCGGCAGTTATCGTGGTGGGAGCCAATATGGTTTTCAGCCTCTCCCTTTCCCTGGGGGTGCTTATCGCCTTTATCAATCTGGTGTCTATGTTCTATTCGCCGGTGATGGATATTTCGGAAAAGTATACCCTGCTCCAGTCTGCTATGGCCGGGGGTGAGCGGGTTTTTAAGCTTTTGGATACCGAAGAGCACATCAGTGATACCGGAACTGTATCTGTGGAAGGTTCGGTCAGAGGGGATATTGCTTTTGAGAATGTCCGGTTCTCCTATAAGGAAGGTGATCCCATACTGAAGGATCTTAGCTTTTCTGTCAAAGCTGGTGAGATGATAGCCATTGTGGGCTATACCGGGGCGGGGAAGACCACCATTACTAACGTTCTTGCCCGGCTCTGGGATATTGATTCCGGGCGCATTACCCTGGATGGCATTCCTGTGACCGAGATCCCGTTACAGGAACTGCGCCGCTCGGTGCTTCCGGTATTACAGGACGTGTTCCTCTTTTCCGGCACCGTGGCGGATAATATACGCCTGGGCTCTCCCCTGACTGATGCACAGGTAGAGGACGCCGCCCGGGCGGTTCATGCCCACGAATTTATCACCCGGCTCAGCGAGGGCTATCAAACCAAACTTTCCGAGGGGGCCGCCAATATCTCTTCGGGCCAGCGGCAGCTCATCAGCTTTGCCCGGGTCATTGCCCACAACCCGGCGGTGGTGATTTTGGATGAGGCCACCAGTTCCATTGATACCGAGACGGAGCACCTTATCCAGATGGGACTCCAGCGGGTACTGGCAAACCGCACATCAATTGTAATCGCCCACCGGCTCTCCACCATACGACATGCAAACCGCATCCTGGTACTTTCCGGAGGCCGCCTGGTGGAGCAGGGCTCTCACCAGGAACTAATTGATCATAACGGGCTTTATGCAGGGCTGTATCGATTACAGTACGAAGGGGAGTGA
- a CDS encoding putative quinol monooxygenase: MIKVIATNYLKQEQEEAFNPLFRELIAATRKESGCIEYRLFKKPDEKGVYIFIEEWENQAVLDKHMASEHFTRIIPQIGKFKTKDMTIQLLEEFK, translated from the coding sequence ATGATCAAAGTAATCGCAACAAACTACCTCAAACAGGAACAAGAGGAAGCATTTAATCCGCTTTTTCGTGAACTCATCGCGGCAACCCGCAAAGAAAGTGGCTGCATCGAATACCGGCTTTTTAAAAAACCGGATGAAAAAGGGGTTTATATTTTTATCGAGGAATGGGAAAATCAAGCCGTCCTGGATAAACACATGGCCTCTGAGCATTTCACCAGGATTATCCCCCAAATCGGCAAGTTCAAAACCAAAGATATGACCATACAATTATTAGAAGAATTTAAATGA
- a CDS encoding methyl-accepting chemotaxis protein produces the protein MNNKKTVFILTMGICCVLSSALIFLITFFMGDLDTPLGQTILGLVLPLVLYPALTIAALFPKASLFGDQNFTALKKIPSGTNNKADNESYKKNLKKLGSLPLAVFGINILVSLVFLLIIYSRHDAVGVSTALLNPLFLLCLSTAMFVSAFAYVLSDSLVSKTFSSYNLISYPRDLREGRMSVKMLIIPMAILVIALLFELGLTVYSAVVSGKPMTEMNDAADWTVSLILTVPFVVGVAALALALKKNTASLFASVIAQLENLSSEKRDLTRRISICSVDELGTISGMVNSFTENMENGMREIKNGQHSLSASGVELGQNAQSMVESVARIQGGIEQVREKADRQMRSVSESSSAIQEIAKNIESLDSSISHQTESMNQASAAVEEMVGNIKSIGSMVEKMQGQFGTVNTAAVEGGKIQQESAAKVQEIVQESQSLLEANKIIATIAAQTNLLAMNAAIEAAHAGEAGRGFAVVADEIRKLAENSAHESQRISAELKQISGTIDGIVKGTRASEEAFTVVAERVGDTETLIYEVSNAVREQQTGADQVLGALKTMKDISYEVSTGSKEMNEGNASMLSEMTKLQSDSREIFSGMEEMVTGMADINSGAQKVSTLAEGNQETVKAITLVADGFEV, from the coding sequence ATGAACAATAAAAAAACCGTTTTTATCCTGACCATGGGCATTTGCTGCGTGCTGTCATCGGCGTTGATTTTTTTGATTACTTTTTTTATGGGCGACCTGGATACCCCACTGGGACAAACCATATTGGGCCTGGTCCTGCCCCTGGTGCTCTATCCGGCCCTGACCATCGCCGCCCTTTTTCCCAAGGCCAGCCTCTTCGGGGATCAAAATTTTACTGCCCTGAAGAAAATCCCCTCGGGAACCAACAATAAGGCGGATAACGAATCCTATAAAAAAAACCTGAAAAAATTGGGCAGTTTGCCCCTGGCTGTTTTCGGTATTAATATCCTTGTCAGCCTGGTATTCCTGCTGATTATTTATTCCCGGCATGATGCGGTGGGGGTTTCCACGGCTCTCCTGAATCCCCTGTTTCTCCTCTGCCTTTCCACGGCCATGTTTGTTTCCGCCTTCGCCTATGTGCTGTCCGACAGCCTGGTATCCAAAACCTTTTCGTCCTATAACCTTATTTCCTATCCCCGGGACCTGCGGGAAGGCCGGATGAGCGTGAAGATGCTTATCATTCCCATGGCGATATTGGTGATTGCCCTGCTCTTTGAACTGGGCCTGACCGTCTATTCGGCGGTAGTTTCCGGAAAGCCCATGACGGAAATGAATGATGCGGCGGACTGGACCGTGTCCCTAATCCTTACGGTTCCCTTTGTGGTGGGCGTTGCCGCTCTTGCGCTGGCGCTGAAAAAAAATACCGCTTCCCTTTTTGCTTCGGTTATTGCCCAGTTGGAAAACCTTTCCTCGGAGAAAAGGGACCTTACCCGGCGGATTTCAATCTGTTCCGTGGATGAGCTGGGGACCATTTCCGGTATGGTAAACAGTTTTACTGAGAACATGGAAAACGGTATGCGGGAGATAAAAAATGGCCAGCACAGCCTGTCCGCCTCGGGGGTGGAATTGGGGCAGAACGCACAAAGCATGGTCGAATCGGTGGCCCGCATCCAGGGGGGCATTGAACAGGTCCGGGAAAAGGCGGACCGGCAGATGCGCAGCGTTTCAGAGTCCTCCAGCGCCATACAGGAGATTGCCAAAAACATTGAGTCCCTGGATAGTTCCATATCCCATCAAACTGAAAGTATGAACCAGGCTTCCGCCGCGGTAGAGGAAATGGTGGGCAATATCAAATCTATCGGCTCCATGGTAGAAAAGATGCAGGGTCAGTTCGGGACCGTAAATACCGCCGCTGTGGAGGGCGGGAAGATACAGCAGGAGAGCGCTGCCAAGGTGCAGGAAATTGTGCAGGAGTCTCAGTCCCTTCTGGAGGCGAATAAAATTATTGCCACCATTGCTGCCCAGACAAACCTCTTGGCCATGAACGCCGCCATCGAAGCCGCCCATGCAGGGGAGGCCGGCCGGGGTTTTGCGGTGGTAGCCGATGAAATCCGCAAGCTGGCGGAAAATTCTGCCCATGAATCTCAGCGGATCAGCGCGGAACTTAAACAGATTAGCGGGACCATTGACGGTATTGTTAAGGGAACCCGGGCTTCCGAGGAGGCCTTTACGGTTGTTGCTGAGCGGGTGGGGGACACGGAAACATTGATTTATGAGGTAAGCAACGCCGTCCGGGAACAGCAGACCGGGGCCGATCAGGTACTGGGAGCCCTTAAAACCATGAAGGATATCAGCTACGAAGTCAGTACCGGTTCCAAGGAGATGAATGAGGGCAACGCATCCATGCTTTCGGAGATGACAAAACTGCAAAGCGATTCCCGGGAAATATTTTCAGGCATGGAAGAGATGGTCACCGGTATGGCGGACATAAATTCCGGCGCACAGAAAGTTTCCACCTTGGCGGAGGGTAATCAGGAGACTGTTAAAGCTATTACCCTTGTGGCCGACGGGTTTGAGGTGTAG
- a CDS encoding ankyrin repeat domain-containing protein has protein sequence MMKTNSANCTFKLALLVSLAFLLVAACASPPPPAPPPPVEEVEDDVWTLLEKGDFAQAQQHFQGRTNLNSTDPQGRTPLHIAAETGASEWAAFFIALGAKPDLLDNQNYTPLSIATEHRDGTIARMLIDGGANIHHPQPRRQTPAVRAIAIGGEFLKAILTPTTLETVDDNGRNLLHLAAIAGNASSAEIILGADRNLKKTDKQGKTALDLALAETNSKEHMETAEKLILAGAVSANPIYTYLAPAVRSSNYNTRIGDGITPLHYAAGEGYVGLVEFLLDKRADINVKNAAGTTPLHEAARGGQTGIMDLLIRNGADVNARDGKGNTPMHIGVPLESHQAALSLLILNGADPNLRDEHGDSPLHILITLNRDPSITGVLLASGADVSFRNIEGKTPLYLAVQENRLNSIPILLQYKSDIFAADNAGITPLDIALRNDGEALPFLITEETMAQSDSTGNTALHIAVKAEARADILVLMLDKKALVNARNKEGDTSLHITVRQDLQESGELLISRGADIFANNARGESPLYLSFPEKIPPGKVREWIINPTTVTARDGAGNTILHYAAQWKLDDHIPLMIQKGMNPNIPNAMGEPPLFKAVKEDSRSTVIVLLAAGAQIDFRDSQGNNCLHAAVRWNSVNAAQTLIAKAANINAHALNGKTPLHDSIRWGIVRMETLLIGNGADLEARDNEGNTPFMEAIIAGSGASAERLADIRADPNIRNNRGDTPLHIAVAQDRTDLVVLLLNMGAKIHAKNILGTTPFQVALITSPRMVSALLTRDWLLAPDDDGHTPLHIAILSSAPAEVIKTIIDMGGRVSSIDADGYTPLRLALEQEKWEQAKLLADAGSNVFTVAGDGKTPAEVALIKGRPAINALFSGNAIAAKDPTGNTILHYAAHTGTPDLISLLIDLGANKTIRNISSESPADVAIKWRRSDIAALLNS, from the coding sequence AGCCTCGCGTTCCTGCTTGTCGCAGCCTGCGCCAGCCCGCCCCCGCCCGCTCCTCCGCCTCCGGTTGAGGAGGTGGAAGATGATGTCTGGACCCTGCTGGAAAAGGGTGATTTTGCCCAGGCCCAACAGCACTTCCAGGGCCGGACTAACCTTAACTCCACGGATCCCCAGGGGCGCACCCCCCTGCATATCGCCGCGGAGACCGGCGCCTCCGAATGGGCAGCCTTTTTTATTGCCCTGGGCGCGAAACCGGATCTGCTGGACAACCAGAACTATACCCCCCTGTCCATCGCCACAGAGCACCGTGACGGCACAATAGCCCGGATGCTCATCGACGGGGGCGCTAATATTCATCATCCCCAGCCAAGACGGCAAACCCCGGCGGTACGGGCCATTGCCATTGGGGGGGAATTTCTTAAAGCTATCCTGACCCCTACCACTTTAGAAACCGTGGACGACAATGGAAGAAATCTGTTGCACCTGGCTGCCATAGCGGGGAACGCTTCATCGGCGGAGATCATTCTGGGGGCGGACAGGAACCTGAAAAAAACTGACAAACAAGGGAAGACCGCCCTGGACCTGGCGCTGGCTGAAACAAATTCTAAAGAGCACATGGAAACAGCAGAAAAACTGATCCTCGCCGGCGCGGTTTCTGCCAATCCCATCTATACCTACCTGGCTCCGGCAGTGCGTAGTTCCAACTACAACACCCGCATCGGAGACGGCATTACCCCACTGCATTATGCCGCCGGAGAGGGCTATGTCGGCCTGGTGGAATTCCTCCTGGACAAGCGGGCGGATATCAATGTTAAAAATGCCGCCGGCACTACCCCCCTCCATGAAGCGGCCCGGGGAGGTCAGACGGGGATCATGGATTTACTCATCCGCAATGGGGCGGATGTGAATGCCCGGGACGGCAAGGGGAATACCCCCATGCACATCGGCGTCCCCCTGGAAAGCCACCAGGCGGCCCTGAGCCTGCTCATCCTCAATGGGGCGGATCCTAATCTCCGGGATGAACACGGGGATTCACCCCTGCATATACTGATAACCCTGAACCGGGACCCATCCATAACAGGAGTACTGTTGGCAAGCGGGGCGGATGTAAGCTTCCGGAATATCGAAGGCAAAACTCCCCTCTACCTGGCGGTGCAGGAAAACCGTCTCAACAGTATTCCTATACTGCTTCAGTATAAATCGGATATCTTTGCTGCGGATAACGCCGGCATTACTCCCCTGGATATTGCCCTGAGGAACGATGGGGAGGCCCTGCCTTTCCTGATCACCGAAGAAACCATGGCCCAGAGCGACAGCACCGGAAACACCGCCCTTCATATTGCAGTAAAGGCGGAGGCAAGAGCGGACATCCTGGTGCTCATGCTTGATAAGAAAGCCCTGGTTAACGCCAGGAATAAAGAAGGAGACACCAGCCTCCATATTACGGTCCGCCAGGATCTACAGGAAAGCGGAGAATTACTGATAAGCCGGGGAGCGGATATATTCGCCAACAATGCCAGGGGGGAAAGCCCCCTCTACCTGAGTTTCCCCGAGAAGATTCCCCCGGGAAAAGTACGGGAATGGATCATCAACCCCACCACCGTTACTGCACGGGATGGTGCGGGGAATACGATCCTTCACTATGCGGCCCAGTGGAAACTGGACGACCATATCCCCCTGATGATCCAGAAGGGTATGAACCCCAACATTCCCAACGCCATGGGAGAACCGCCCCTATTTAAGGCGGTTAAGGAAGATTCCCGGAGCACCGTAATAGTGCTGCTCGCCGCAGGGGCCCAGATCGATTTCCGGGATTCTCAGGGGAACAACTGCCTCCATGCGGCTGTACGCTGGAATTCAGTTAACGCCGCCCAGACCCTGATCGCAAAAGCGGCGAACATCAACGCCCATGCCCTAAATGGGAAGACCCCGCTCCACGATTCTATACGCTGGGGCATAGTGAGGATGGAAACCCTGCTCATAGGAAACGGCGCAGACCTGGAGGCCCGGGATAACGAGGGGAATACCCCCTTCATGGAAGCCATCATCGCCGGCTCCGGCGCCTCCGCAGAACGGCTGGCGGACATCAGGGCGGATCCCAATATCAGAAACAACCGGGGGGATACCCCGCTCCATATAGCGGTGGCCCAGGACCGCACTGACCTTGTTGTCCTGCTCCTCAACATGGGCGCCAAGATCCATGCGAAAAACATCCTGGGGACAACCCCCTTCCAGGTAGCTCTGATCACTTCTCCCCGTATGGTGTCCGCCCTCCTGACCAGAGACTGGCTCCTGGCGCCGGATGATGACGGCCACACCCCCTTGCACATAGCAATACTGTCAAGCGCCCCGGCGGAAGTAATAAAAACCATCATTGACATGGGCGGTCGGGTCTCTTCCATCGATGCCGACGGGTATACCCCCCTCAGGCTGGCTCTGGAACAGGAAAAGTGGGAGCAGGCAAAACTTCTGGCCGATGCGGGATCCAACGTCTTTACCGTGGCCGGTGACGGGAAAACCCCCGCAGAAGTCGCCCTTATCAAGGGCCGCCCGGCAATCAACGCCCTGTTCAGTGGCAACGCCATAGCCGCCAAGGACCCCACGGGCAATACCATCCTGCACTACGCCGCCCATACGGGCACGCCGGATCTTATCTCCTTGCTCATCGATCTGGGGGCCAACAAGACCATACGGAACATCTCCTCCGAAAGTCCTGCGGATGTGGCGATTAAATGGCGCCGCTCGGATATCGCAGCATTGCTGAACAGTTAG